A genomic region of Prionailurus bengalensis isolate Pbe53 chromosome D1, Fcat_Pben_1.1_paternal_pri, whole genome shotgun sequence contains the following coding sequences:
- the CXCR5 gene encoding C-X-C chemokine receptor type 5 translates to MNYPLTLDMDLINYNLEDMYKELGNYSDSTESPAVENHLCSTAEGPLLSSFKAVFMPVAYGLIFLLGMMGNILVLVILERHRQTRSSTETFLFHLAVADLLLVFILPFAVIEGSVGWLLGTFLCKTVIALHKINFYCSSLLLACIAVDRYLAIVHAVHAYRHRRLLSIHITCATIWLAGIFFALPEILFAKVSRLHRNDSLPRCTFSQENRAETNAWFTSRFLYHLGGFLLPMLVMAWCYVGVVHRLCQAQRRPQRQKAVRVAILVTSVFFLCWSPYHVVIFLDTLARLKTVSNSCELNGYLSVAITMSEFLGVAHCCLNPMLYTFAGVKFRSDLSRLLTKLGCAGPASLCQFFPTWRKSSLSESENATSLTTF, encoded by the coding sequence TACAAGGAACTAGGCAACTACAGCGACAGCACGGAGAGCCCCGCGGTGGAGAATCACCTCTGCTCCACAGCGGAGGGGCCCCTCCTGTCCTCCTTCAAGGCCGTGTTCATGCCCGTGGCCTACGGCCTCATCTTCCTCCTGGGGATGATGGGCAACATCCTGGTGCTGGTGATCCTGGAACGCCACCGGCAAACCCGCAGCTCCACCGAGACCTTCCTGTTCCACCTGGCCGTGGCCGACCTCCTCCTGGTCTTCATCCTGCCTTTTGCCGTGATCGAGGGCTCCGTGGGCTGGCTCCTGGGCACTTTCCTCTGCAAAACTGTGATCGCCCTGCACAAGATCAACTTCTACTGCAGCAGCCTGCTCCTGGCCTGCATCGCCGTGGACCGCTACCTGGCCATCGTCCACGCCGTCCACGCCTACCGCCACCGCCGCCTCCTCTCCATCCACATCACCTGTGCCACCATCTGGCTGGCGGGCATCTTCTTCGCCTTGCCGGAAATCCTCTTCGCCAAAGTGAGCCGCCTCCATCGCAACGACTCTCTGCCGCGCTGTACCTTCTCTCAGGAGAACCGAGCTGAAACCAACGCCTGGTTCACCTCCCGCTTCCTCTACCACCTCGGGGGCTTCCTACTGCCCATGCTGGTGATGGCCTGGTGCTACGTAGGAGTGGTGCACCGGCTGTGCCAGGCCCAGCGGCGCCCGCAGAGGCAGAAGGCGGTCAGGGTGGCCATCCTGGTGACGagtgtcttctttctctgttgGTCGCCCTACCACGTCGTCATCTTCCTGGACACCCTGGCGAGGCTGAAGACCGTGAGCAACAGCTGTGAGCTGAACGGCTACCTCTCCGTGGCCATCACCATGAGCGAGTTCCTGGGCGTGGCCCACTGCTGTCTCAATCCCATGCTCTACACGTTCGCGGGCGTCAAGTTCCGTAGTGACCTGTCGCGCCTCCTGACCAAGCTGGGCTGTGCCGGCCCCGCCTCCCTCTGCCAGTTCTTCCCTACCTGGCGCAAGAGCAGTCTCTCTGAGTCAGAGAATGCCACCTCCCTCACCACCTTCTAG
- the BCL9L gene encoding B-cell CLL/lymphoma 9-like protein isoform X2 has translation MHPENKLTNHGKTGNGGAQSQHQNVNQGPTCNLGSKGVGAGNHGAKANQISPSNSSLKNPQAGVPPFSSLKGKVKRERSVSVDSGEQREAGTPSLDSEAKEVAPRSKRRCVLERKQPYSGDEWCSGPDSEEDDKPIGATHNCNVADPAMAAPQLGPGQAAQLPLSESSAPGAPHGPPPGLRPDAPGGGGGGVPGKPPSQYVYVFTTHLANTAAEAVLQGRADSILTYHQQNVPRAKLDQAPKVPPTPEPLPLSTPSAGTPQPQPLPPPPPPPAPGSAPPALPSEGPPEDTGQDLTPNSVGAASTGGGAGGTHPNTPTAATANNPLPPGGDPGSAPGPALLGEAAPTGNGQRSLVGSEGLSKEQLEHRERSLQTLRDIERLLLRSGETEPFLKGPPGGAVEGGPPAQAPPAPQQPPAAPPSGLKKYEEPLQSMISQTQSLGGPPLEHEVPGHPPGGDMGQQMNMMMQRLGQDSLTPEQVAWRKLQEEYYEEKRRKEEQIGLHGGRPLQDMMGMGGMMVRGPPPPYHSKPGDQWPPGMGAQLRGPMDVQDPMQLRGGPPFPGPRFPGNQMQRVPGFGGMQGMPMEVPMNAMQRPVRPGMGWTEDLPPMGGPGNFAQNAVPYPGGQGEAERFMTPRVREELLRHQLLEKRSMGMQRPLGMAGSAMGQGMEMERMMQAHRQMDPAIFPGQMAGGEGLAGTPMGMEFGGGRGLLSPPMGQSGLREVDPPMGPGNLNMNMNVNMNMNMNLNVQMTPQQQMLMSQKMRGPGDMMGPQGLSPEEMARVRAQNSSGMMGGPQKMLMPSQFPNQGQQGFSGGQGPYQAMPQDMGNTQDMFSPDQSSMPMGNVGTTRLSHMPLPPASNPPGSVHSAPSRGLGRRPSDLTISINQMGSPGMGHLKSPTLSQVHSPLVTSPSANLKSPQTPSQMVPLPSANPPGPLKSPQVLSSSLSVRSPTGSPSRLKSPSMAVPSPGWVASPKTAMPSPGVPQNKQPPLNMNSSTTLGNMEQGALPPSGPRSSSSAPPANPPSGLMNPSLPFTSSPDPTPSQNPLSLMMSQMSKYAMPSSTPLYHNAIKTIATSDDELLPDRPLLPPPPPPQGSGPGISNNQPNQMHLNSAAAQSPMGMNLPGQQPLSHEPPPTMLPSPTPLGSNIPLHPNAQGTGGPPQNSMMLPPGGPDSLNAPCGPVPSSSQMMPFPPRLQQPHGAMAPSGGGGGGPGLQQHYPSGMPLPPEDLPSQPPGPMPPQQHLMGKGMAGRMGDAYPPGVLPGVASVLNDPELSEVIRPTPTGIPEFDLSRIIPSEKPSSTLQYFPKSENQPPKAQPPNLHLMNLQNMMAEQTPSRPPNLPGQQGVQRGLNMSMCHPGQMSLLGRTGVPPQQGMVPHGLHQGVMSPPQGLMTQQNFMLMKQRGVGGEVYSQPPHMLSPQGSLMGPPPQQNLMVSHPLRQRSVSLDSQMGYLPAPGSMANLPF, from the exons ACTGTAATGTAGCAGACCCAGCCATGGCGGCCCCACAGCTGGGTCCCGGCCAAGCCGCCCAACTGCCCCTCAGCGAGAGCAgcgccccaggcgccccccacggGCCTCCGCCAGGCCTCCGGCCTGATgcccctgggggcgggggtgggggcgtccCCGGAAAGCCTCCCTCGCAGTACGTGTACGTCTTCACCACCCACCTGGCCAACAC GGCTGCTGAGGCGGTGCTTCAGGGCCGGGCCGACTCCATCCTCACCTACCACCAGCAGAACGTGCCCCGGGCCAAGCTGGACCAG GCCCCGAAAGTGCCACCTACCCCAGAACCGCTACCCCTAAGCACGCCATCAGCAGGCACGCCGCAGCCCCAGCCActgccgccgcccccgccgccccccgcccctggcaGCGCACCGCCCGCCCTGCCTTCGGAGGGTCCTCCCGAGGACACCGGTCAGGACCTGACACCCAACTCCGTGGGAGCCGCCAGCACGGGCGGTGGCGCCGGGGGCACCCACCCCAACACCCCTACAGCCGCCACCGCCAATAACCCGCTGCCTCCTGGAGGAGACCCCGGCAGCGCCCCGGGCCCTGCCCTGCTGGGGGAGGCCGCCCCCACCGGGAACGGGCAGCGGAGCCTGGTGGGCTCGGAAGGCCTGTCCAAGGAGCAGCTGGAGCATCGGGAGCGCTCCCTCCAGACGCTTCGAGACATTGAGCGGCTGTTGCTCCGCAGCGGGGAGACCGAGCCCTTCCTCAAGGGGCCCCCAGGAGGAGCCGTGGAGGGGGGCCCACCAGCACaagcccctcccgccccccagcAGCCCCCTGCGGCCCCTCCCAGCGGGCTGAAGAAGTACGAGGAGCCCTTGCAGTCCATGATTTCACAGACGCAGAGCCTAGGGGGCCCCCCGCTGGAGCATGAAGTGCCTGGGCACCCCCCGGGCGGCGACATGGGGCAACAGATGAACATGATGATGCAGAGGCTGGGTCAGGACAGCCTGACGCCGGAGCAGGTGGCCTGGCGCAAGCTGCAGGAAGAATACTACGAGGAGAAGCGGCGGAAGGAGGAGCAGATTGGGCTGCACGGGGGCCGCCCTTTGCAGGACATGATGGGCATGGGGGGCATGATGGTGAGGGGGCCGCCGCCTCCCTACCACAGCAAGCCTGGGGATCAGTGGCCACCAGGGATGGGTGCCCAGCTGCGGGGACCCATGGACGTCCAAGATCCCATGCAGCTCCGGGGCGGACCTCCCTTTCCAGGCCCCCGTTTCCCCGGCAACCAGATGCAACGGGTGCCTGGGTTTGGGGGCATGCAGGGTATGCCCATGGAGGTGCCCATGAATGCCATGCAGAGGCCTGTGAGGCCGGGTATGGGCTGGACCGAAGACTTGCCCCCCATGGGGGGCCCCGGCAATTTTGCCCAGAATGCTGTGCCCTACCCAGGGGGGCAGGGCGAAGCAGAGCGATTCATGACCCCTCGGGTCCGGGAGGAGCTACTGCGGCACCAGCTGCTGGAGAAGCGGTCGATGGGCATGCAACGCCCCCTGGGCATGGCAGGCAGCGCCATGGGGCAGGGCATGGAGATGGAGCGGATGATGCAGGCGCATCGGCAGATGGATCCGGCCATATTCCCCGGGCAGATGGCTGGTGGCGAGGGCCTGGCGGGCACCCCCATGGGCATGGAGTTTGGTGGAGGCCGGGGCCTCCTGAGCCCCCCCATGGGGCAGTCTGGGCTGAGAGAGGTGGACCCTCCCATGGGGCCAGGCAACCTCAACATGAACATGAATGTGAACATGAACATGAACATGAACCTGAACGTCCAGATGACCCCACAGCAGCAGATGCTGATGTCGCAGAAGATGCGGGGCCCGGGGGACATGATGGGGCCGCAGGGCCTCAGCCCTGAGGAGATGGCCCGGGTGCGGGCCCAGAACAGCAGTGGCATGATGGGTGGCCCGCAGAAGATGCTTATGCCCTCACAGTTTCCCAACCAGGGCCAGCAGGGATTCTCTGGGGGCCAGGGACCCTACCAAGCCATGCCCCAGGACATGGGCAATACTCAAGACATGTTCAGTCCTGACCAGAGCTCGATGCCCATGGGCAATGTGGGCACCACCCGGCTCAGCCACATGCCTCTGCCCCCCGCGTCCAATCCTCCCGGGTCCGTGCATTCGGCCCCCAGTCGGGGGCTGGGCAGACGGCCTTCAGACCTCACCATCAGTATTAATCAGATGGGCTCACCAGGCATGGGGCACCTGAAGTCGCCCACCCTTAGCCAGGTGCACTCACCCCTGGTCACATCGCCCTCTGCCAACCTCAAATCACCCCAGACTCCCTCACAGATGGTGCCCTTGCCTTCGGCCAACCCACCGGGACCTCTCAAGTCACCCCAGGTCCTCAGCTCCTCTCTCAGTGTCCGTTCGCCCACTGGCTCGCCCAGCAGGCTCAAGTCTCCTTCCATGGCGGTGCCTTCTCCGGGCTGGGTCGCCTCACCCAAGACAGCCATGCCCAGCCCTGGGGTCCCCCAGAACAAGCAGCCGCCTCTCAACATGAACTCTTCCACCACCCTGGGCAACATGGAACAGG GTGCCCTCCCGCCTAGCGGCCCCCGGAGCAGCTCCTCAGCGCCTCCCGCCAACCCTCCCAGCGGCCTCATGAACCCCAGCCTGCCATTCACTTCCTCCCCAGACCCCACGCCTTCCCAGAACCCCCTGTCACTGATGATGTCCCAGATGTCCAAGTACGCCATGCCCAGCTCTACCCCGCTCTACCACAATGCCATCAAGACTATCGCCACCTCTGACGACGAGCTGCTGCCCGACCGGCCCCTGCTCCCCCCTCCGCCACCGCCGCAGGGCTCTGGGCCAG gGATCAGCAATAACCAGCCCAACCAGATGCACCTGAACTCGGCTGCTGCCCAGAGCCCCATGGGCATGAACCTGCCAGGCCAGCAGCCCCTGTCCCACGAACCCCCACCTACCATGTTGCCCTCCCCTACCCCTCTGGGGTCCAACATTCCATTGCACCCCAATGCGCAGGGGACAGGAGGGCCCCCTCAAAACTCGATGATGCTGCCTCCAGGGGGCCCAGACTCCCTGAATGCCCCCTGCGGCCCTGTGCCCAGCTCCTCCCAGATGATGCCCTTCCCTCCTCGGCTGCAGCAGCCCCACGGTGCCATGGcccccagtgggggtgggggtggggggcctggcctGCAGCAGCATTACCCTTCAGGCATGCCCCTGCCCCCAGAGGACCTGCCTAGCCAGCCGCCCGGCCCCATGCCCCCTCAGCAGCACCTGATGGGCAAAGGCATGGCTGGGCGCATGGGCGACGCCTACCCGCCGGGCGTGCTCCCCGGGGTGGCATCAGTGCTGAACGACCCCGAGCTGAGCGAGGTGATCCGGCCCACCCCGACGGGGATCCCTGAGTTCGACTTGTCGAGGATCATCCCCTCTGAGAAGCCAAGCAGCACCCTCCAGTACTTCCCCAAGAGCGAGAACCAGCCCCCCAAGGCCCAGCCCCCCAATCTGCATCTCATGAACCTGCAGAACATGATGGCGGAGCAGACCCCCTCACGGCCCCCCAACCTCCCGGGCCAGCAGGGCGTCCAGCGGGGGCTCAACATGTCCATGTGCCACCCCGGACAGATGTCCTTGCTGGGCAGGACAGGTGTGCCCCCACAGCAGGGCATGGTGCCCCACGGCCTGCACCAGGGGGTCATGTCGCCTCCGCAAGGCCTCATGACCCAGCAGAATTTCATGCTGATGAAGCAACGGGGCGTGGGGGGCGAGGTCTACAGCCAGCCCCCCCACATGCTGTCCCCACAGGGCTCCCTCATgggccccccgccccagcagaACCTCATGGTGTCCCATCCCCTGCGGCAGCGCAGCGTGTCTCTGGACAGCCAGATGGGCTACCTCCCGGCGCCGGGCAGCATGGCCAACCTGCCCTTCTAG